From the Winogradskyella forsetii genome, the window TTGGTTTTTTCGTTTTTGACGTTGTTGAAATAATAACCAAAGGAGTGTTGAGCCTACTAGTAATAACAAAACTGTCCCTGTCATATAACTGTATTGGGTTTTCTTCTTTTGAAGTTCTAACTCTTGTTGCTCTAAAGTTAGTTTTTGCTCGGCGAGCTCTTTGTCTTTCTTTTCGGTTTCGTATTTAGCTTCTATATCATTTTTATTTTTTTGATTTTCTAAATTAAAAACACTATCCCTATATGCAATGTGTAATTTATAATTTTCGTGTGCTTTTAAGGTTTGATTGTTTTCTAAATAAGTATTGCTTATGGCAAGGTATGTTTCAGAAATAAGTGGGATATTATTTAGTCCTTTAGCGATTCTCATAGCCTCATTAAAATAAGATTGAGATATTTTTTTATTGCCTTTTTTCCCATAAGCTGAACCTAAACACATATTTGTTTCAACCAATTCTATTTCATCCTTTAACTCTTGCCTTATTTTGAGAGCCTTCTTTAGATAGGGTATTGCTTCATCTGGATTATTAAGTTCGCTGTAGACTGCGCCTATATTATTAAAATTTCTGGAAATCTCTTTGTTATTACCAATTTTCAAGTTTTGCTCTAATGATTTCTTAAAATATTTTAATGCTTCTTCATAATTTTCTAATTGCGTATAAAATGCACCAATATTATTAGTAATTATTCCAACCGCATTTAAAATTCTTTTATCGTTAGTTTTATCTGAAATTTCTATTGCTTCTTCTGAATACTTTATAAAATTTTCAGAATCTTCCCAATATCTATATAAATTGGATATGTTCCCTAATTTAAAGAACTGCCCATATTCATCATTATTTTCTTTGTCATATTGATAACCTTCAAGATATAGTTCTAATGCTTTTTCAAGCTTCCCTTGTCTTTTATATAAAATACCTAAATTAGAATAGAAAGCAGACTTACTCGTTTTGGCCTTATCAGCTTGCTTTATTCCCAACTGGTAATAGTAGTGTGCAGAATCATATTTGTTGGAAAACATAAATGCAGTACCTTTATGCAAACTCGACAAAACCTTAAACTTTTCTGATTTTATTAGGTTAGACAAATTATACAATCTTGAAGAATACACCAATGAAGAATCAATGTTTACATTAATATATTGGTAAGCTAATTTTCCAAATAATTCCGCTTTAACGGTATCTTGTTTGCTTTTATTCAATTGAATTTTTAAGCTATCAATTATTTTATGTTGCCCATTGGTAACAAGGCTAGAACAAAATATTAACATTATAATACTAATTTTCAAAACAATTGGTTTATAGCTCATTAAAGATAGTGTATTAATTCAAAAGTTTGGTAAGGTGTAAAATCTCTGGTGTATTATTGCTGTAAAGCTCTTCAAACTCAATAATCCTATCATCAGTATTTACATTAGTGACCATCCACTCTTCTTCAAGATCGTTTAAATCTGCCGCTCCAGGATTATCAATACTATCAAAATCGGTG encodes:
- a CDS encoding tetratricopeptide repeat-containing sensor histidine kinase, translating into MSYKPIVLKISIIMLIFCSSLVTNGQHKIIDSLKIQLNKSKQDTVKAELFGKLAYQYINVNIDSSLVYSSRLYNLSNLIKSEKFKVLSSLHKGTAFMFSNKYDSAHYYYQLGIKQADKAKTSKSAFYSNLGILYKRQGKLEKALELYLEGYQYDKENNDEYGQFFKLGNISNLYRYWEDSENFIKYSEEAIEISDKTNDKRILNAVGIITNNIGAFYTQLENYEEALKYFKKSLEQNLKIGNNKEISRNFNNIGAVYSELNNPDEAIPYLKKALKIRQELKDEIELVETNMCLGSAYGKKGNKKISQSYFNEAMRIAKGLNNIPLISETYLAISNTYLENNQTLKAHENYKLHIAYRDSVFNLENQKNKNDIEAKYETEKKDKELAEQKLTLEQQELELQKKKTQYSYMTGTVLLLLVGSTLLWLLFQQRQKRKNQEILTLKREQQVQTLESLIEGEEKERFRIAKELHDGVNVDLSTIKYKLTSLLEKNNQVINEAVAMIDKSCEQVRAISHNLVPPALKNFSLIEAIEDYMGTMNTIHEPEINFHHIGDAIELSKKVEINIFRIVQELVNNSVKHANANEINVQLSHRENLLQLTIEDDGEGFNKDAVTSEGIGLKNIQSRVDYLNAKMDFDTSAKGTSYIIEINTTELS